In Streptomyces chartreusis NRRL 3882, the following are encoded in one genomic region:
- a CDS encoding cytochrome b/b6 domain-containing protein, whose product MSLRADATAGVGRFSRTERWVHRTTAALMGVCVTTAACLYVPQLAELVGRRELVVRIHEWAGLALPVPVLAGLASRAFRADLGHLNRFGPHDRTWLRAALHRDKRPASRPAGKFNAGQKLYASWIAGATLVMLGTGLMMWFTHLTPLLWRTSATFVHDWLALTIGIVLAGHIGMALADPEARRGMRTGKVSRDWAAREHPLWRP is encoded by the coding sequence ATGAGCCTACGAGCTGACGCCACGGCCGGTGTCGGACGCTTCAGCCGGACCGAGCGCTGGGTGCACCGCACCACGGCCGCGCTCATGGGCGTCTGCGTGACTACGGCGGCCTGCCTCTACGTCCCCCAGCTCGCCGAACTCGTCGGCCGCCGCGAGCTGGTCGTCCGGATCCACGAGTGGGCCGGCCTGGCCCTGCCGGTCCCCGTCCTGGCGGGCCTCGCCTCCCGCGCCTTCCGGGCCGACCTCGGCCACCTCAACCGCTTCGGCCCGCACGACCGGACCTGGCTGCGCGCCGCCCTGCACCGCGACAAGCGCCCCGCGTCCCGCCCCGCGGGCAAGTTCAACGCGGGCCAGAAGCTCTACGCCTCCTGGATCGCCGGCGCCACCCTCGTCATGCTCGGCACCGGCCTGATGATGTGGTTCACCCACCTCACCCCCCTGCTCTGGCGCACCAGCGCGACGTTCGTCCACGACTGGCTGGCCCTCACGATCGGCATAGTCCTGGCCGGCCACATCGGCATGGCCCTGGCGGACCCGGAGGCCAGAAGGGGGATGCGCACAGGCAAGGTGAGCAGAGACTGGGCGGCCCGGGAGCACCCCCTGTGGCGCCCGTAG